A stretch of the Epinephelus fuscoguttatus linkage group LG2, E.fuscoguttatus.final_Chr_v1 genome encodes the following:
- the il17a/f1 gene encoding interleukin 17a/f1: MFLTSNFSKVKAVCVVVMVMMMMMMKEAAAKPAGHSKHSVKTHKTSSDGATVETVPLQLDPNTLTASKNIRPLQNSSISPWTYNITSDDSLFPPVLSEARCLLRGCLDSEGQEDLNLESRPIMHQVLLLRRVKSTGAEHSYHYRLETRLIAVGCTCIRPIVQHQD, encoded by the exons ATGTTTTTGACATCAAACTTCTCCAAAGTGAAG GCTGTCTGTGTGGTGGTGAtggtcatgatgatgatgatgatgaaggaaGCGGCAGCAAAACCAGCAGGTCATTCAAAACACTCAGTGAAGACACACAAGACGTCCTCTGATGGTGCAACGGTGGAAACGGTCCCCCTGCAGCTTGACCCCAACACTTTGACTGCCTCCAAAAACATCAGGCCCCTGCAGAACTCCTCCATCTCCCCGTGGACATACAA CATCACCAGTGACGACTCTCTGTTCCCTCCGGTGTTGTCGGAGGCTCGCTGTTTGCTGCGTGGCTGTCTGGACTCAGAGGGCCAGGAAGACCTGAACCTTGAGTCCAGACCCATCATGCACCAGGTCCTGCTGCTGCGCCGTGTCAAATCGACAGGGGCAGAGCACAGTTACCACTACAGGCTGGAGACCCGCCTCATCGCTGTGGGCTGCACCTGCATCCGACCCATTGTCCAACACCAAGACTGA